A stretch of the Thermus thermophilus genome encodes the following:
- a CDS encoding ATP-binding protein: MTWEELEERLARGQDERTLFLPQDISPEDLARYAAGLANHKGGTLFLGVSPEGKVLGAQDLHPLQVTHALFELTQGLLLPYVEVVEGPWGRVLALHVPQSSAAIAVGAGRVPFWDGRRLSELKVGQSLPEPDFTAQVLPAASLSDLDPVEVLRLRRILEERGSALAALPDLELLFALGLLERVEGEARPTVAGLLLAGTSLALRRLLPQAEVSYYFHEAEEGYSFREDLLRPIPALLERLKELIQARNRVRFLTVGLFRLEVWDFDQEVYREALVNALVHRDWQSPDAIQVHHYPDRLEVSNPGGFPPGITPENVLRHPPKRRNPRLAEALYRLGYVERAGSGVDKMYRLLLKYGKEPPEYRLFPEALTLVLYNPELDEAFVRELAEAQERLGAFSLDHLIAMAHLRRVGEASLEELARALQLPEEAARRVLSRMERMGLLRKEGGRYHLARRDLLAERALALLEVPRRRRELEEALGLSRGAALKLLGRLLREGRVERVGRGAATRYRRR; the protein is encoded by the coding sequence GTGACGTGGGAGGAGCTTGAGGAACGTCTGGCCCGGGGGCAGGACGAGCGCACCCTCTTCCTGCCCCAGGACATCTCCCCCGAGGACCTGGCCCGCTACGCCGCGGGCCTCGCCAACCACAAGGGGGGCACCCTCTTCCTGGGCGTGAGCCCCGAGGGCAAGGTCCTGGGTGCCCAGGACCTCCACCCCCTGCAGGTGACCCACGCCCTCTTTGAGCTCACCCAAGGCCTCCTCCTCCCTTACGTGGAGGTGGTGGAGGGGCCCTGGGGACGGGTGCTCGCCCTCCACGTGCCCCAAAGCTCGGCGGCCATCGCCGTGGGGGCGGGGCGGGTGCCCTTCTGGGACGGGAGGCGCCTTTCGGAGCTCAAGGTGGGCCAGAGCCTGCCCGAGCCTGACTTCACCGCCCAGGTGCTGCCCGCGGCGAGCCTTTCCGACCTGGACCCGGTGGAGGTCCTGCGCCTAAGGCGCATCCTGGAGGAAAGGGGAAGCGCCTTGGCCGCCCTCCCCGACCTGGAACTCCTCTTTGCCCTGGGGCTTTTGGAGCGGGTGGAGGGGGAGGCGCGCCCCACGGTGGCGGGCCTTCTTCTGGCGGGGACGTCCCTCGCCTTGAGGCGGCTTCTCCCCCAGGCGGAGGTGAGCTACTACTTCCACGAGGCCGAGGAGGGGTACAGCTTCCGGGAAGACCTCCTCAGGCCCATCCCCGCCCTCCTGGAGCGCCTGAAGGAGCTCATCCAGGCGCGGAACCGGGTCCGTTTCCTCACCGTGGGGCTTTTCCGCCTCGAGGTCTGGGACTTTGACCAGGAGGTCTACCGGGAGGCCCTGGTCAACGCCCTCGTCCACCGAGACTGGCAAAGCCCGGACGCCATCCAGGTCCACCACTACCCCGACCGGCTGGAGGTCTCCAACCCCGGCGGTTTCCCCCCCGGCATCACCCCGGAGAACGTCCTCCGCCACCCCCCCAAGAGGCGGAACCCCCGCCTGGCCGAGGCCCTCTACCGCCTGGGCTACGTGGAGCGGGCGGGAAGCGGCGTGGACAAGATGTACCGCCTCCTCCTCAAGTACGGCAAGGAGCCCCCGGAGTACCGCCTCTTCCCCGAGGCCCTGACCCTCGTCCTCTACAACCCCGAGCTGGACGAGGCCTTCGTGCGGGAGCTGGCCGAGGCCCAGGAGCGGCTTGGGGCCTTCAGCCTGGACCACCTCATCGCCATGGCCCACCTCCGGCGGGTGGGGGAGGCCTCCTTGGAGGAGCTCGCCCGGGCGCTCCAGCTTCCCGAGGAGGCGGCGCGCCGGGTCCTCTCCCGCATGGAGAGGATGGGGCTTCTGCGCAAGGAGGGAGGGCGGTACCACCTGGCCCGGCGGGACCTTTTGGCGGAAAGGGCCCTCGCCCTTCTGGAGGTACCCAGGCGCCGCAGGGAGCTGGAGGAGGCCTTGGGGCTTTCCCGGGGGGCGGCCTTGAAGCTCCTCGGCCGCCTTCTCCGGGAAGGCCGGGTGGAAAGGGTGGGCCGAGGGGCGGCCACCCGCTACCGGAGGCGGTGA
- a CDS encoding ammonium transporter: MRKGTLNGIAALGLSGLALAEGVNGADTAWMLVSTALVLLMTPALAFFYGGLVRSKNALNTMMMSFAALAFVGVGWALLGYTLAFGQGSPLLGGLEHLFLRGVGLEAQGTIPHVLFLAFQGTFAILTAALVSGALVERMRFPAYLAFLTLWGLFVYAPIAHWVWGGGFLGTLGALDFAGGTVVHINAGVAALVGALVLGARKDYGRQAILPHNVPFTLLGAALLWFGWFGFNGGSALAANASAALAFANTMLAPAATLLVWTLLDLLRTGKATAVGAATAIVVGLVAVTPAAGFVSPLSALLLGALAAFPSYYVLLWRARTRLDDSLDVFAGHGVGGITGALLTGIFAEKAWNGVADGLLFGNPAQLGIQAVAVLAAVVYSALGTFALLKLVGLLTPLRAGPKEEGVGLDVSQHGEEAYTSGEGAILLLSEKAPAVPSLRPKGGEA; encoded by the coding sequence ATGCGGAAAGGAACCCTCAACGGCATCGCGGCGCTAGGTTTATCGGGACTGGCCCTGGCGGAGGGGGTAAACGGGGCGGACACGGCCTGGATGCTGGTCTCCACGGCCCTGGTCCTCCTCATGACCCCGGCCTTGGCCTTTTTCTACGGGGGGCTGGTGCGGAGCAAGAACGCCTTGAACACCATGATGATGAGCTTTGCCGCCTTGGCCTTCGTGGGCGTGGGCTGGGCGCTTCTCGGGTACACCCTGGCCTTCGGGCAGGGCAGTCCTCTCCTCGGGGGCTTGGAGCACCTCTTCCTCAGGGGGGTGGGCCTCGAGGCCCAGGGCACCATCCCCCACGTCCTTTTCCTGGCCTTCCAGGGGACCTTCGCCATCCTCACCGCCGCCCTGGTCTCGGGCGCCCTGGTGGAGAGGATGCGTTTCCCCGCCTACCTGGCCTTCCTCACCCTCTGGGGGCTTTTCGTCTACGCCCCGATCGCCCACTGGGTCTGGGGCGGGGGGTTCCTGGGAACCCTAGGCGCCTTGGACTTCGCCGGGGGTACGGTGGTCCACATCAACGCCGGCGTCGCCGCCCTGGTGGGCGCCCTGGTCCTCGGCGCGCGGAAGGACTACGGGCGGCAGGCCATCCTGCCCCATAACGTCCCCTTCACCCTCCTGGGGGCGGCCCTCCTCTGGTTCGGCTGGTTCGGCTTCAACGGGGGAAGCGCCCTGGCGGCCAACGCCTCGGCCGCCTTGGCCTTCGCGAACACCATGCTGGCCCCCGCGGCCACCCTCCTGGTCTGGACCCTCCTGGACCTCCTTCGCACCGGCAAGGCCACGGCGGTGGGGGCGGCCACGGCCATCGTGGTGGGCCTGGTGGCCGTGACCCCGGCCGCAGGCTTCGTCTCCCCGCTCTCCGCCCTCCTCCTCGGGGCGCTCGCCGCCTTCCCCAGCTACTACGTCCTCCTCTGGCGGGCGAGGACCCGGCTGGACGACAGCCTGGACGTCTTCGCCGGCCACGGGGTCGGGGGCATCACCGGAGCCCTCCTCACCGGCATCTTTGCCGAGAAAGCCTGGAACGGGGTGGCGGACGGCCTCCTCTTCGGCAACCCCGCCCAGCTCGGGATCCAGGCGGTGGCGGTCCTGGCCGCCGTCGTGTACTCCGCCTTGGGAACCTTCGCCCTCCTCAAGCTGGTGGGCCTTCTCACCCCCCTGCGGGCGGGCCCCAAGGAGGAAGGGGTGGGGCTGGACGTGTCCCAGCACGGCGAGGAGGCCTACACCTCGGGCGAGGGGGCGATCCTCCTCCTCTCGGAGAAAGCCCCCGCGGTCCCGAGCCTCAGGCCCAAGGGAGGTGAGGCATGA
- a CDS encoding P-II family nitrogen regulator yields the protein MKLIVAIVRPEKLNDVLEALFKAEVRGLTLSRVQGHGGETERVETYRGTTVKMELHEKVRLEIGVSEPFVQPTVEAILKAARTGEVGDGKVFVLPVEKVYRIRTGEEDEAAVTPVQ from the coding sequence ATGAAGCTCATCGTGGCCATCGTCCGCCCGGAGAAGCTGAACGATGTCCTGGAGGCCCTTTTCAAGGCGGAGGTCCGCGGGCTCACCTTAAGCCGGGTCCAGGGCCACGGAGGGGAAACGGAGCGGGTGGAGACCTACCGGGGCACCACGGTGAAGATGGAGCTCCACGAGAAGGTGCGCCTGGAGATCGGGGTCTCCGAGCCCTTCGTGCAGCCCACGGTAGAGGCCATCCTGAAGGCGGCCCGCACGGGGGAGGTGGGGGACGGAAAGGTGTTTGTCCTGCCGGTGGAGAAGGTCTACCGCATCCGCACCGGGGAGGAGGACGAGGCCGCAGTGACCCCGGTACAATAG
- a CDS encoding HrcA family transcriptional regulator — MTARQRRVLHLLVDEYIQTKAPVPSARIAEGLGLSPALARYELIALEEMGYLTKPHASAGRVPTRQGFRQYSLSLLPPRPLPEATRRRLERALEGAREPEAFLVKVAVGLSGYPALLRLRPRRAPRLLQVHLSPLPEGTLAVLVLEGGRVKEVRLPLVLPQEALRRAEEALTGPLETLPAAPKGLEDLFAHLSRALASGFALRYREGLSEALKEPEAKDPGFLERLVALYEEGGEDLLTPPGRVDVRVGEVEGLALVQAGFQKGEWLGELTLIGPLRMRYAEALSVAFSLSQVYTGQHAD; from the coding sequence GTGACGGCCAGGCAGCGGCGGGTTCTCCACCTTTTGGTGGACGAGTACATCCAAACCAAGGCCCCGGTACCCTCGGCGCGGATCGCCGAGGGGCTGGGCCTTTCCCCCGCCCTGGCCCGGTACGAGCTCATCGCCCTCGAGGAGATGGGCTACCTCACCAAGCCCCACGCCTCGGCGGGGAGGGTGCCCACGCGGCAGGGGTTCAGGCAGTACTCCCTCTCCCTCCTCCCCCCGAGGCCCCTGCCGGAGGCCACCCGAAGGCGCCTGGAGCGGGCCTTGGAGGGGGCGAGAGAGCCCGAGGCCTTCCTGGTGAAGGTGGCGGTGGGGCTTTCCGGCTACCCCGCCCTCCTCCGCCTCCGGCCCAGGCGGGCCCCTAGGCTCCTCCAGGTCCACCTCTCCCCCCTCCCCGAGGGCACCCTGGCGGTGCTCGTCCTCGAGGGAGGGCGGGTCAAGGAGGTCCGGCTCCCCCTCGTCCTCCCCCAGGAGGCCCTCCGCCGGGCGGAGGAGGCCCTCACGGGGCCCTTGGAGACCCTGCCCGCGGCCCCCAAAGGCTTGGAGGACCTCTTCGCCCACCTCTCCCGGGCCCTCGCCTCCGGCTTCGCCCTCCGGTACCGGGAAGGCCTCTCCGAGGCCCTGAAGGAGCCCGAGGCCAAGGACCCGGGGTTTCTGGAGCGGCTCGTGGCCCTCTACGAGGAAGGCGGCGAGGACCTCCTCACCCCGCCCGGCAGGGTGGACGTGCGGGTGGGGGAGGTGGAGGGGCTCGCCCTGGTCCAGGCGGGCTTCCAGAAGGGGGAGTGGCTGGGGGAACTCACCCTGATCGGCCCCCTGCGCATGCGCTACGCCGAGGCCCTCTCCGTGGCCTTCAGCCTCTCCCAGGTCTATACTGGGCAGCATGCGGATTGA
- a CDS encoding molybdenum cofactor biosynthesis protein — MRIEVRLFALYREQAGTDRLALELPEGARVREAQKALEERFPGLRLEGGMAAVNQALAGAETPLKEGDEVAFLPPVSGGQDSYGLTQEPLDLEALVAWATAPEYGAVVSFLGTTRSPNRGEEVAFLEYEAYPEMAEKVMAEILAEMRARWPLGRIALWHRLGRVDPGEASIAIVVSARHRKEAFAACQYAIDRVKQILPVWKKEHRKDGSFWVEGFAPEDRRL, encoded by the coding sequence ATGCGGATTGAGGTCCGGCTCTTCGCCCTTTACCGGGAGCAAGCGGGGACGGACCGCCTCGCCCTGGAGCTCCCCGAGGGCGCCCGGGTGCGGGAGGCCCAGAAGGCCTTGGAGGAACGCTTCCCCGGGCTTCGCCTCGAGGGCGGGATGGCGGCGGTGAACCAGGCCCTGGCGGGGGCGGAAACCCCCTTAAAGGAGGGGGACGAGGTGGCCTTTCTTCCCCCGGTCTCCGGCGGACAGGACTCCTACGGCCTGACCCAGGAGCCTCTGGACCTCGAGGCCCTCGTGGCCTGGGCCACGGCCCCGGAGTACGGGGCGGTGGTGAGCTTCCTCGGCACCACCCGAAGCCCCAACCGGGGGGAGGAGGTGGCCTTTTTGGAGTACGAGGCCTACCCGGAGATGGCGGAGAAGGTGATGGCGGAGATCCTCGCCGAGATGCGCGCCCGCTGGCCCCTGGGCCGCATCGCCCTTTGGCACCGCCTGGGCCGGGTGGACCCGGGGGAGGCCTCCATCGCCATCGTCGTCTCGGCCCGCCACCGCAAGGAGGCCTTCGCCGCCTGCCAGTACGCCATAGACCGGGTGAAGCAGATCCTCCCCGTCTGGAAGAAGGAACACCGCAAGGACGGGAGCTTCTGGGTGGAGGGCTTCGCCCCGGAGGACAGGCGGCTATGA
- a CDS encoding DUF3208 domain-containing protein has product MQAVRLFQGYLWHPRALALDLKALLPGEVAGARLLWDEVPPPTPFFEDGTPTHTQRFYQLTLLVLTEEPPEALKPLAEEAAKALGEVLEGLPPGVGWLLLEDLRPL; this is encoded by the coding sequence GTGCAGGCCGTCCGCCTCTTCCAGGGTTACCTCTGGCACCCCCGGGCCCTCGCCCTGGACCTAAAGGCCCTCCTCCCCGGCGAGGTGGCCGGGGCCCGGCTCCTCTGGGACGAGGTGCCGCCCCCCACCCCCTTCTTTGAGGACGGCACCCCCACCCACACCCAGCGCTTCTACCAGCTCACCCTCCTGGTCCTCACGGAAGAGCCTCCCGAGGCCCTGAAGCCCCTGGCCGAGGAGGCGGCGAAGGCCCTCGGGGAGGTCTTGGAGGGGCTTCCCCCGGGGGTGGGCTGGCTTCTTCTGGAGGACCTCAGGCCCCTCTAG
- the alr gene encoding alanine racemase, translating to MPAGPIEPVEMEERAWIEVDLSALETNLDFIRNRARGEVIPVLKADAYGHGALPLARFLFQRGVRRVAVATLAEGRALREGGVEGEVLLLGSLHPLEAEEALRWGLTPTLSTLEAARALAERARALGLLPRAHLKVDTGMNRVGFPWEEAAMALKAVEALGVRVEGVYTHLATAGEDAAFVETQRRRFQEVRRALGEGYFYHLENSLGLLLHGATAGVRVGLALYGLVPGFGLRPILRILARPTLVKRLKAGDRVGYGGVYVARGGEWLATLPVGYADGLPWGAVRFVKGPDGRLLEVAGRISMDQTTVLLPGPVGLEAVFEVLSADFGPTGLLAWAEARGTLPYEVAVHLSRRLPRRYLE from the coding sequence ATGCCTGCTGGCCCTATAGAGCCCGTTGAGATGGAAGAGCGGGCCTGGATAGAGGTGGATCTCTCCGCCCTCGAAACCAACCTAGACTTTATCCGAAATAGGGCCAGGGGGGAGGTGATCCCCGTGCTCAAGGCGGACGCCTACGGCCACGGGGCCCTTCCCCTCGCCCGCTTCCTCTTTCAACGGGGGGTGAGGCGGGTGGCCGTGGCCACCCTGGCCGAGGGGCGGGCCCTCCGGGAAGGGGGGGTGGAGGGGGAGGTGCTCCTCCTGGGAAGCCTCCACCCCCTGGAAGCGGAAGAGGCCTTGAGGTGGGGGCTTACCCCGACGCTTTCCACCCTTGAGGCCGCAAGGGCCCTGGCCGAGAGGGCGAGGGCCTTGGGCCTTCTTCCCAGGGCCCACCTCAAGGTGGACACCGGCATGAACCGGGTGGGCTTTCCTTGGGAGGAGGCGGCCATGGCCCTTAAGGCGGTGGAGGCCTTGGGGGTGAGGGTGGAGGGTGTCTACACCCACCTCGCCACCGCCGGGGAGGACGCGGCCTTTGTGGAGACGCAGCGGCGCCGCTTCCAGGAGGTGCGCCGCGCCTTGGGGGAGGGGTACTTCTACCACCTGGAGAACTCCCTGGGCCTCCTCCTTCACGGGGCCACGGCGGGGGTGCGGGTGGGGCTCGCCCTCTACGGCCTCGTCCCCGGCTTTGGCCTGAGGCCCATCCTCCGGATCCTCGCCCGGCCCACCCTGGTGAAGCGCCTGAAGGCGGGGGATCGGGTGGGCTACGGGGGGGTCTATGTGGCCCGGGGCGGGGAGTGGCTCGCCACCCTGCCCGTGGGGTACGCCGACGGGCTTCCCTGGGGGGCGGTGCGGTTCGTGAAGGGGCCGGACGGGCGCCTCCTGGAGGTGGCGGGCCGGATTTCCATGGACCAGACCACCGTCCTCCTCCCCGGCCCCGTGGGCCTCGAGGCCGTGTTTGAGGTGCTCTCGGCCGACTTTGGCCCCACGGGCCTCCTCGCCTGGGCCGAGGCCCGGGGCACCCTCCCTTATGAGGTGGCCGTCCACCTTTCCCGGAGGCTTCCCCGCCGCTACCTGGAGTAG